Sequence from the Aspergillus nidulans FGSC A4 chromosome III genome:
GTATTCTCATCATCTGCTAACGCCCACGCGTAGCAGCGTAGAAAAGTAAGCTCGCCCAATTTCCAGTTTAGCCACGGGGGAGAATTCCACCGTTGCACCGTCAAACAGCAAACGCACGATGCTCTCGTGGTGATTCCAAAAAGCAACTGTCGTACCCTTGGTATCAGCACCTCCGCCCttgctgcaatttgagcGACACTCGAACGATAATCTGACGTCCATTCTCACGCGATGTGGCATTTCTATCTGGACCTCTGCAGTTTATTCCACCCAGACATCACTCAGTAGTATCTCAATAAACCGCTTATTCCCATCCTTTGAGGCAATAATCAGCGCTGTCTGCGAGAAGTGATCGTCTTTATTATGTTCTCTGGCCGCaagcaaaggcaaaggcctTGCAGCGTCCGTGCGTCTCTGTGTAGTAGTCAGTAGTGGTCTATTAGCGGCAAGGATTCCAGATCCCAAGTATCCAATACCGTTGTCTTTCTATGGAAGCGGACATCACCAGATGACGGTATGGGTGCTCAGCTCCACACCGAGTAATAGCATTTATCGAACCTTATCGGAGCGTCCCTCTTAAGGTAGGGCATTGGAGCAgagctgttgtatgtttgaAGCTGGCAAAATATAGTTTGTCAAGCAAGATTTTATGAACGGAGCGGTAGTATAGAATGAAATGGGGGATGTCTAGAGAAGGGGGAAGGGAGGGAGTATTCATGACTGTCCTAAGGTTTAGCAGATACTGCTCTTGAGTTGCGATGGAAGACCATAAGTTGACAGTAGCCGAAAACACAGCTCTCAGACTATAGTCCAATTTCATCTAGGTTGGCAAACTTGATCATTGGAAACGCGCTCAGCTGCTGGGATTTGCATGGGCTTTACAAATGATGCTCTGGCCGTGTCCATTATGAGCAAAGATGCTTACTCATGATGCAGAAAAAGGACAAAGATTTTATTGATATGATATCTGAATAAAAGGCTCTCTATCAAGTCATGGCTATACAAGCTGATAGAAACGTGCGGATCCCAATGTCTAATGGCGAATGCGATGCCTTCTATTTCTATAGAGTCAGCAAAATTATAAGATGGGACGAAAAGCCACAGCTATAAAGATATTAGCTCATTATGCCGGACGTTGTATGCGTCTAATTCCAAGTAATTACGATTGAGATGGTCAGATATATACTAGATGCTATATGTACAAGAATGCTAACTAAACGAGCTTtccaaaagaaaaaagaacgTGACAACGCAACACAACTCTTCGAAGGTAAGCAGTTAGCCAGAATCCTGCTCGCTAATATGATGCTTCCCGACAATTGTCAAGAAAACCTGATCGAGTGTCGTTTGGCTGACAGAGTAATGCTCCACACCCAGTGCGGCCTTATTCTGTTCGAGTTGAGAAAAAAGCTTGCTGACACCacttctggctctgaagtTTCCTGGCCCCGTTTCCGTGTCTGGTCCTAACCCGACGGGAATCGAGACATCAGAACGCAGCGAGACAGAGCGGAGCTCATCAGTTGACCGAATATCACGATAAGATGAGCCCTTGCTGTCGTCGCTGTGAGCAGCTCTTTCCTTCTCGGGGGAGATGCCCGCGGGGACACTGAAACGCAGCTGTCCGTGGTATGTTTTCTGCTCGATAACGGCGCCTGGAAAGTTATCGGTCACCCAGCCGcggatcttctccatgtcTTCATCGCTAGTATGTGGTGCTTGTGTATGGACTATATGCACATGGTACATATTTCCATATTTCAAACGAAGGGCATCCGTTGTTCCCAGGGCCAGCATACGTCTAGCCATGATACCGGCGCGGTGGGCCAGAGCATCTGCTTCCTCCATTGAATGTGTTGTGAGGACTATGGAGCGCCCAGGTGCAACGGCCGTTAGTGTCTTCCACATCACACGCTTTGAGGCGGCGTCCATGCCGGAGGATGGCTCATCTAGAAGCAGAACAGAAGGATTTCCCATCAGCGCGATGCCTAGGGATAGCTTGCGTTTGTTTCCGCCGGAAAGCTTTGCCGCCATGCGATGCCTAAATTGCTTGAGCCCGACAGCATTGATTACTTCATTGACATTGTGGTTTATATCTGGCACGCCCCTAATACGGGCGTAGAAGACGAGGTGTTCGAGGACAGTCATTTGGTCCATCGCGTCAAATTGTGGGCAAACGCCGAGGCGAGACCGGGCAACAGCGCGCTGCTTCAGGACAGAGATATTTTCGACGAATATTTCCCCCTCGTTACGTGTTGGCTGTATATCGCCACGGATGAGGGAGATGGTGGTCGTTTTCCCTGCTCCATTGGGTCCGAGAAGGGCGAAGACCTCTCCTGCCCCGACACCGAATGTGACGTCTTCCACAGCTATAAACTTCTTGAATGCCTTACTGACATGTAGCAGACGGAGATTATCTTTCGAACTGGATACACGGGTAATTTCCTCCGCGATATCGCTGTCCATGAGTTCTTTCTCCTCAACGTCGCGTTGCCTAGATTTAGGCCGTAACCAGGAAAGTAGAGGAGTGCCGCCTTCAATCcatacaagaagaacaacgaGGAAGATTGACTGAAGAATGAGATAAAGAATAGGCCCTCCGTAGAGACCAATCTCTCCAGGGTAGGACGCTATCTCTCGACCTTCAGAGCCTCGACAGAGTATAGAAAACACGTTCAAGGAAGCGAACAAAGCCCTGAGAAGGTTTCCGGATGGAGAAACGATCGCGATAGTGTAGTGCGTTATATCAATGTACGAGTCAATCTTGTCCGTTGATGCGTAGGTCAGGACGCACATATACGCGATGAGATAGATGAGAAACATAACGCACTGAAAACCGGCCGCGAAAGCAAACGCTGCGAGTTGCGATTTCGTAAAGAGTGACACCAGGTAAGCGCATAACGTACCACATAAGCCGTAGAGGAAGAAAACGGCAAAGAGATATTCGATATGGTACCAGATATTAGTCACGGCTCTGAAAATGATGACTGCCAGAACGCTGGATGCAACAACAAGACAAAAGTCGAAGGATATATATGCCAGCCACAATGATAGTGCCCTAACCCCGTTGCTGAACTGGAGTGCGCGGACATTCCTCAGCCGCTCAACGGTTGGGTATAGTGCGAAGAAAGCCGGATAAACTGACATGGCAAGCCCAAAGTATACAACAAGCTGCAAGGTATTGTAGAAGTCCGGCGTTGAAGGAATATCGAAAAAGTCGAAACCGATGTTAATGGACATCCCTGTTGCAAACCGATCTAGCACGTTCTGCGTAAGCGCAGCAAGAGGGAAATTGCCATTATCTCCTTTCCAAGCAATGGTCGGCTGCCACGAGGAGTCCCCAAGGTAAACCCCGCCTGGGGTCACTTTGGAATAGTTGGCTTTTATATAATCGCTGAAGTCTGGGTAGTCGTCCACAATATAAAACTGGGACGCATTACTAGATGACTGGACGGCGTCTGATTGATCGTTCATTGAGACCACGAAGCTCTCTAGAAGTTCTGGCTGCACTTTGTCTGATGGGCCAATCACAAGGAGCAAGTTATCCCATTGATCTGCGATGGTAGATTCAGGTGTTCGGTAGGAATCCTCTCCCGAGCATCCTGGCTTCGCAACCCCTTGGAGAAACAAAGTCACGAGGCCTGCTGCGATCACAGGAATCATAAATGCCGCAAGATAAGGAAGAGGGTTCCGGCGGAGGATAGTCAGTCTTTTGCGAAACAAGTACCATGCCTGGAGAATTATGCCGATACGGCAGCCAGTCATAAGATGGAGCGAGCGACGCTCAATATTCTCATCATCAGCTTCAGAGGAATGATCCGCTGCTCGCTCGCCTTCTCGAACACGGCCTCTTGAGGGCTCGAAATCCAATTCGCTCGCGACCTTTAGAAAAACATCTTCAATAGTAGGCCCGCTGACACGATACTCCATCATACCCTCCTGTTCCAGCTCGGAGACAAActgagcagcttcagcagaaTTTTGAACTGTGTAAACAGTTTCGTCAAAGTGGACTTCTTTGTGTATGCTGCTAAACCGTTTTTGAACCGCCCTTTCGGATCCAGGGACATTGAAGACATGAATGCGATATCCAGAACCTAGTTGGTTTTTCAACTCAACGCTAGATCCCTTAGCCTTCAGAACACCTTTGGACAGAATGGCAATATGATCAGCAAGCAAGTCCGCTTCATCGAGAAAATGTGTCGTCAGGATTATTGTTCTGGAGCCCCTTTCTGCCAACAAGATATCCCATATCTTCCTTCGTGATATTGGATCGAGGCCAGAAGAGACCTCGTCGACACAACAGATTGGAGAGCCACCAGTAAACATCATAGCTAGTTGCACTTTTCTCTTCTGTCCTCCAGAAAGTGTTTTTGAGCGTGCTTTGGCCTTTTTCTGAAGATCGCAGTCTCTTAGGAGATGCATAATTTGTTCTTCTGTATCAACTTTCCCGGTGGATTTGAGTCTGTTGAAAATCTTGACGTGCTCCTTGACAGTCAGATTGTCCCAAAGCACATTCTTCTGCGGGCAGAGACCAAAACCCGGTTCTTCTGTACCATAATTGATGTTGATATCGCCAGATGACAACTTGGTTAATCCAGCAATGGCATCCAGTGTGGTGGATTTTCCCGATCCATTGGCGCCAAGCAGGACCATTATCTGACCCTTATTGACGTCGATGGAGAGATTGTTGACTGCATGAACAGTCTGGCGGTTGCTACCGAACAATGGTCCTATTGTCCGATAGAACCATCCCGGCCGATATATCTTGTTAAGATTGCGAATGCTTAACGCAGCAGAAGTCCCAGAACTGGAAACATGTCGATTTTTCGAAGCAGTGCCGTATAGCATCCGTTCCACAACGGCGGCCAGCATTGGGTAGATAATGATCTGAAGAATCAACAGCACCCACAACACAACGCCAGGGAGGCTCCACGGGTTGTTTGGCGCGGATTCCGTCAGTATTGCAGCGGAATTTTCCCTTTCCCAACGAGCCACGAATATCGAGAAGTAAACATAGTTCATGGAAGGGAATAGGAGACCAAGAATGACAACCGGGCCGTTGCTTTTTGCTGGAGCCATCTGGGCTACCACGCCTAGGAGAAGGCAGGCAAGGACGACAGATATACCGCTGAGCTGCGCCTTCCTGAAGAACGAAGCTCCGAAAATGGAGAAAGATGATAAGGCGAGGCCACACAGAATGTGGTATACCACCGTTATTCCAGCCGATGTTTCGCTGTATACACCGGCTTTCAGAATGGCCCCCATAATTATCCAGCCGGGGCCGTAAACAATATCCAAGGCAAGATGAGCAGCGCAAAATCGGGCCGCTTGAGACATCCAAGGTGACGAATCCGGCATCATACAGTCTATAAGCTGACTCATTCCCAATTCCCTTTCCATGGCGATCAAACCTGTAAGCTGGTACGTCACGCCAACCATTCCAATAAATACAGCAACGGCGATAACGTCGATAATGGCACCCATATACCGGGTCCGGATTCGATCCTTGCGTCCCTCTTCATTTAGGGATGTGTATGGGTACTCCAGGGTCTGAAACTGGTTAGTTAAAGGCCACGATCAGAACAAAATTTAGGTGACATACCTCTTCAGGGAGGGTACTGGCGTCGAACGATGAATTGGTTCGTGCGATCGCCCAGTCAATGGATCGCTGGAACGGGAGAAGGTATACTTGCTGGTCATTGTTGGAGTTCCCTACATCAATACCTTTACCCAGCACTGAATCCGTCCTTATGGTGTAGTTCCACGCCTCTGCCGGGCCTTCTGTTGGAGACGAGTAAAAAACAGCCGCCGCTATGCATCTGGACATACCACGAAGCGATGTTCGACACAGCTCCCGCATCTCAGACTCATCGGAAAGAACGTGGACTTCATATTGGCTAGTTCTCGCCGGCTCCGCGACCTCGTTGATCACTTGCTCGATTGAACCACCAACAAAGCCGTTATCAACAAAAATCAACCTATTTCTCCCGGCGCCAACGGATTCCAACGCATTAGAAAACGACTGGACACGGGTCGGTTCGCCGATTCCGTATGTCGCTGGTTCAATAAAAAGATTGCGCGCATACGATCTGCATTGACGTCAGACATGCATCTCAAGCTATGCCATGGAGCGGGTTTGGAAGTACAGACATGAATGCCACAAAGAGCACAGGCAGGATCAATGCTCGAAAAACGGTCGAGAGTAGAGGGCGAACAAGGACAACCAGTAGGTTTTTGACTGTCAGAGTCCACGTCTGTCGGAAAAAGAGGGTCATCTCCTCAGCAAACTTGGGGCTTCAGGGACTCGAGACTAGAAACGTGGTGGTTCCCTGCGGCTGTCAAACGCCACGCGagagcagccagagacagGGAAAGGAATGTTACTTTAAATGACCATAGTCACTAGGCTAACGCGTTTCTGCCGAGCGAGAAGAACCGTCGCCAATGCCTTGTCCTCGGACTGGTTGCGTCAAAAGAACACCCCTGTCTTTACTGTCCTAAGTCAGGATTATTCACTATTTGGATGCGTATCGGGCTAGAATCCGCCGCCCAAAGGATGGCGTTTAGCGGGGTTTTCATTTCAGATCGGCCAATAAGTTCAATGGACATCAGTTGAATCTTTCTCACAACTGTAGCGGCCAAGCATTGGCACGGTCATTGTGGATAGGCGCCGAGCATCGGTTAGCTGGGAACCCGTTCTCTGTTAGCGATCGATCAGTGCGAGACGTCACTGAGAAATGAGATCTGACCAGCAAACATATTGAATCAGACCGCCCCGATACTTCAGTGCGAGACGTGCTGCTGTACGGCGTCGAAGGAATGACAACGCTTGTTTGGCAGTTGCGGGGAGCGGTCTGCCGTTCAGAATCCTCGTTCCGAAGCGCGATAAAAGTCCGCATGTGAAGCATAGACAGAGAATGCCAGCCTTGCAAGGGACCTGGAGCAGCCCGCGCTAGACTACATATGACTACACATCATCTACTAGAGGAATAGGGCCATTTACCGGCCGCCGCAGGGGAGGGGAGCTCGTAAGTCTTTACTTAGGGCACCCTGACCTAAATGCTCCGCAAGGGAAACCATTAATTAAAAATTGCGAGTCGTCTTTAATAGCCTTGTAATGATATCCGCGACAGGGATCTGCGAATGTCAAAGGCCATAGTCACCACTGCCAGCCTTTATAGAACTGGCAGCGTCGAAAAGAGTATTGGAAAAAAGTTGTCATCATATTCCAAAGTTCAATGTACATGTGCTGGTAGTAATACAAGGTCAAGTCAGGAAGTTCAACAGTAGATGCATATCACCGCTTCTTTCCTTGTGAGGTTCTTTGCCCTGTCACCGCGGACTTCTGGCGGAGGTAGTTCGAAACAATGTTCTCGACACTGCGCATATCGTGCTTAGGGTGCCTGAGAGAAGTGTCAGTCAATGTTCTCGTGGAGGAGTAATTGAGAACCATTCGAGGCTGGGTGATATCAGGAATACGCACCTCATGTAATACAAGCGTGcccgtctcttcctcttctccgctCTCTGGACAATCTCAACGCTCTCCACATTCGGACTGAACACCTTAATTGACATCTCGACACCGACTCTGGTGAGTTCATTTCGTAACAAACATGAGGTGTCGACGCCCTGTAGTTTGATGCTCAAAACAACACCAGAGAACGGATCGCCGTTTTTGAACGTCACCCGCACAATATCACCGACCTTTACACTTCGAGGATTCCGTCGGTAGTCAAAGAGCGCTTTGCGTTCTCCGGTAGGATCAAGAATTGCCAACTGGGCATCCCTTACTGTCGCAATGGGATCCTTGCACACGTCGCGAGCCGATGGCGGGGGAGGATGGACTTTTATTTTCTTGGGCTCTGCACAAGTGTCAGACAAACATGGCAATTCCAAGATTTGAGACAGTTTTATATACCGTGAGGTTGGAATCGAGCGGGTATTTGAGAGAGGAATTGCTTCGGAAGCTTTTCAGGGAAAGGCACCGGCGCTGGCTTTGGCGTATACGTTGTGGTAAGCGTTCTAATTTGAGAAGCTACCGGTTGCTGGATTTTTGCTGACGACCTTAAACAGCCCAGCTGCCGGGTCAATTGTGAGAAGCTTGCCATGCTGCAGGATGGATGAAGTCCAAGGATAACTCCGTAGTCGGCGAAGAACAATTATCTGAAAGGCGGAGCCAATTTTGTGCCAAGACCTCAGTTGCCTGTCTAGGACAACCACCGCCCAGGAACTTTTCTGCCGCCAGCATCTCCGAATCGCTGGGATACATTATTgtttgttcttgctcctgcGATACAAGGAACTTCCGGCCTAAACTCATCTACTTACGCTCGGTCAACAGGCTATCGCAGCCACGCAACAAATAATAGCCCGCGCACCATAATGGCGCACAACGCCATGGGCAGGCTCCTCCGCTGCCAAACTCCGACCACCTTCCACCAGTCAGTCAATCTGACACAAAAACGCAGCTGGTCAGCAAGAAGTAAGAAGGCTTTCGCTCAGTAGTATTCTGTCTTGGGATTGCTAATTTGGAAGCAGCAATCCCTTCGCTAGCCCCGACACACTCCCCAGAACTTGACCAACTCCTCAACCGTTTCCGCGACGAACTATTCATCCCCCATTCCCTAAATATCCAGCAGCGAAACCTGATATACCGTCCACGCAATGCCAACAAGCTAAATGGACACCCGATTATCGTGTCAATCGGCCCCAAGGAAGAGCCGTATCAACTTCGCTCAATCGACCTATTTTCAGTGCCAACGACGAACGATAAGTATCGCGTATTAACCCTGATGCATGAGACGAAAAACTGGTCAAACCTGGCTACATTTCTTATTGGAATTCACAAGTCGGGTATGGTGATTCGTCAGGATCGCTGGGAATGGCTGGTGCGGAAAGCCGGAAGTTCCAATGGGTTGGGGCACCTCTTGATGTGTGCGCAGCAGTCAGAGGCAACTAAGTTCAAGCTGAAAAACGTGTCCGTCGTTGAGCGGCTTTTCTTCGAGCTTCACCTGGCAGGGCAGCGGATTGATTTCACGGGTGAGGGCATCGCGAGAATCCAGGGCCTTGCGAAGTCATTTGCGCTTTTGATGGAAACTCCAGAACACGCTGTTCGTGACTTAGAGAGAGATCCCAAGAGGAGTGCCCTAGTTATTGGTACATTGCTCGAGCTTTCCGCTGCTCGCGCTCTGAGTGAGGGCGGCAGCAATGCCAGTCAGGTCGAGGCTTACGCACGGCGTCTTCTTGCCAGTCTGAAGGACCAGAACCTCAGCGCCGAAGGGCAGGACTGGTTGTCTAACGATCAGCTCCTGCAACGGATTGTACCATGTTACAACGGATTGAAGCTTGCTTTGCAACTGGATGATATAGCTCATAACAAACACATCTCGTCAGCGCTGAAGACGCGTGCGAATGAGCTTGGCATGTTTATCGCAAAAATCAAGAAAATGACACCCAAGGACGTGCGACAAAAGCCTACAATCGGCCTGGCACAGGCTCAACTGCTGCATCAGAACTGAACCCGGGCCGTCTGCATTGATTATGAATGTACATTATTTTCTGAGCAATTTCTATTCAGGTGTACTTGTATCTGCGAAGATTTTTTGCTAATTTCATTGGCGCTTCATCATGGAAAGTACGCTAGATGCTGATTAACATCGCATATATAGGCAATGGAGTCACGTATATTGAAGTCAGAATGAAGATGGCAGACTGCCCAGTGAGAGGAATCATCGCTGATACACATTCACCAACTAACAAAGGTCAAAAGTGTTATCATCCCGAATACGAGCCTGTACTGGGAAGGTCGTCCGGCCGGAGGTAACCGAAGGGCCGGAAACCGTAAGCTAATAGAAACAATTAGTGATAAATCCAATCAGTTGCAATTAGAAAAGCCGTGTaaaaaacaaagaaaagccgtgtaaaaaaataaagaaaagcCTACCTGTCCTTGCTCGGTATCTTCAGATAAATcactgagaagaagctcgaccGTGCTCAATGGGGCACCGAAATGGCTAGGCCCCTCAAATCGGCGGTAGTCAAAGACATTTGTCTGCGAGATGGCACCGGCAACCCCTGGGCCTGTGAGAGCGTAAACCACGCGAGCCCCAGTGAGGACTCTCAGGTCAGTCAACTGCTCATGGTCGAGACGAGCGTCGGTATCATCGTCGATCCGGTGTGAAATGCAAAGTAGCCGGAGCCTATCTAGAGAAAGCTCGGCAGTAGGTCCGACGCTGGCTAGCCGACTGAAGAATCCCTGAGACGGCATATTTCCAGAATCAAGCGATCGCACCTGGAACCAGCGAGCAATAGAGGAAAGAAGACCGGAATGCGGTTTCATAAACTTGCCATGATACTCAGATATCGTGCGAGAGGATGCAACGATGACAGAAGGAGAGACTCCCACTGTAGCAAGAGCAAAATCGACTTTCTCTCCGGCAACAGAATTCAAAGCCACAGAAGCGTTGGTGAAAAGTGCCGCAAAAACCTGGCATAGGGGGTACAACCGGGAGAGTGAGTCTATGGAGAGAACCAAATCATCACTGTTAAACCGCTGAGTTCGGGGCAATGAATATATCAAGCCCGAAATGCCTGCAACCAAGTGCTGATCAATCAATATTAGTATAAATAGAACAGTGTAAACAGTTGGAATTTTAAGACATACCTCTGGGCCATACTCAACGAACTCACCTGACCACAATGTAGACAAGGTAGGAGTCTTCGAGCTAGGATCCCATTCGGGAATatccagaccagccaggtccttcttctcatcaaCAAGTTCGTGCCATACGGCGACGTCTAGATGgtcttcaacttccttgGGCACATCATTCCAGTCCATATGTCTACTTCCCATCTTCGCAACCCAAATCACATGGGAAAGCTGCTTGTTATCTTTGGCAACCAGGGTGAGATCGAGCGCACCAGCCTCAGCGATCAACGAATCTGCTTGGGCCTTCCGTAACAGTTTAGACAACTGCTCCGCGGGAAGGTTGTGAGGGATTATGACAACCTTGAATCCATAGAACGCTCCAGCTAATGAACTTTGTCAGCAGAACGACAACAAAGTATGACTTGATATACTGACCAAAGATCGAGGCCAAGAGCTCAATCGAGTCAGTTAGACACACTGCAACAATTTTCGCATTGCCTGATTGTAAACGCCTTCCGATTACATTGATCTCGGCTGTGATTTGGTCCAACGAATGTTCCACAGCTTGTTTTCCGAGCACTGTAAAGATCTTGCCCTGCTTGCCCGAAACAGCACCATTTTCATCAACTTTTCCACGCACAGCAGTCTTCCATACATCACGCAAGTCTCCATTTCGGCCACTTGTCCACTTTGGCGCCCCAGGATCTTTCACATTCAGGCCAGACCTGAGCGGGAATCCATGCGGTGTTTCAAGGCTCCTATGAGCAGCAGACTCGCCAGGCTGTCGTACTGGAAAGGCAGTCGATTGGCGGGCGAGCAGAAAAGGATGGATTTCCGGTTCTTTGGATGTGACGAACGAGAAGGCGGCAAAAGCGACAATAGCGCCAGCAATCAAGGTAGTGTAGAAGTTCCAGTCAGCTACTACGTTGCTGAGCAagctgtccagcttctgAAGTAGCGACAATTCTGATGCCATTTTGGATGGATTAACCCCACAACTGTCACTTCAAAGAGGAAGCATCAGTTTATTATTTCACACACAACAGTCTAATTGACACGATATAGCTGAGGTGTTTggatgacgagctggaatGGTTGAGCAACTGTCATGT
This genomic interval carries:
- a CDS encoding uncharacterized protein (transcript_id=CADANIAT00006250) → MAHNAMGRLLRCQTPTTFHQSVNLTQKRSWSARTIPSLAPTHSPELDQLLNRFRDELFIPHSLNIQQRNLIYRPRNANKLNGHPIIVSIGPKEEPYQLRSIDLFSVPTTNDKYRVLTLMHETKNWSNLATFLIGIHKSGMVIRQDRWEWLVRKAGSSNGLGHLLMCAQQSEATKFKLKNVSVVERLFFELHLAGQRIDFTGEGIARIQGLAKSFALLMETPEHAVRDLERDPKRSALVIGTLLELSAARALSEGGSNASQVEAYARRLLASLKDQNLSAEGQDWLSNDQLLQRIVPCYNGLKLALQLDDIAHNKHISSALKTRANELGMFIAKIKKMTPKDVRQKPTIGLAQAQLLHQN
- a CDS encoding uncharacterized protein (transcript_id=CADANIAT00006251) — translated: MASELSLLQKLDSLLSNVVADWNFYTTLIAGAIVAFAAFSFVTSKEPEIHPFLLARQSTAFPVRQPGESAAHRSLETPHGFPLRSGLNVKDPGAPKWTSGRNGDLRDVWKTAVRGKVDENGAVSGKQGKIFTVLGKQAVEHSLDQITAEINVIGRRLQSGNAKIVAVCLTDSIELLASIFAGAFYGFKVVIIPHNLPAEQLSKLLRKAQADSLIAEAGALDLTLVAKDNKQLSHVIWVAKMGSRHMDWNDVPKEVEDHLDVAVWHELVDEKKDLAGLDIPEWDPSSKTPTLSTLWSGEFVEYGPEHLVAGISGLIYSLPRTQRFNSDDLVLSIDSLSRLYPLCQVFAALFTNASVALNSVAGEKVDFALATVGVSPSVIVASSRTISEYHGKFMKPHSGLLSSIARWFQVRSLDSGNMPSQGFFSRLASVGPTAELSLDRLRLLCISHRIDDDTDARLDHEQLTDLRVLTGARVVYALTGPGVAGAISQTNVFDYRRFEGPSHFGAPLSTVELLLSDLSEDTEQGQLTVSGPSVTSGRTTFPVQARIRDDNTFDLC
- a CDS encoding putative ABC transporter (transcript_id=CADANIAT00006248) is translated as MTVPMLGRYSYVDSDSQKPTGCPCSPSTLDRFSSIDPACALCGIHVCTSKPAPWHSLRCMSDVNADPTYGIGEPTRVQSFSNALESVGAGRNRLIFVDNGFVGGSIEQVINEVAEPARTSQYEVHVLSDESEMRELCRTSLREGPAEAWNYTIRTDSVLGKGIDVGNSNNDQQVYLLPFQRSIDWAIARTNSSFDASTLPEETLEYPYTSLNEEGRKDRIRTRYMGAIIDVIAVAVFIGMVGVTYQLTGLIAMERELGMSQLIDCMMPDSSPWMSQAARFCAAHLALDIVYGPGWIIMGAILKAGVYSETSAGITVVYHILCGLALSSFSIFGASFFRKAQLSGISVVLACLLLGVVAQMAPAKSNGPVVILGLLFPSMNYVYFSIFVARWERENSAAILTESAPNNPWSLPGVVLWVLLILQIIIYPMLAAVVERMLYGTASKNRHVSSSGTSAALSIRNLNKIYRPGWFYRTIGPLFGSNRQTVHAVNNLSIDVNKGQIMVLLGANGSGKSTTLDAIAGLTKLSSGDININYGTEEPGFGLCPQKNVLWDNLTVKEHVKIFNRLKSTGKVDTEEQIMHLLRDCDLQKKAKARSKTLSGGQKRKVQLAMMFTGGSPICCVDEVSSGLDPISRRKIWDILLAERGSRTIILTTHFLDEADLLADHIAILSKGVLKAKGSSVELKNQLGSGYRIHVFNVPGSERAVQKRFSSIHKEVHFDETVYTVQNSAEAAQFVSELEQEGMMEYRVSGPTIEDVFLKVASELDFEPSRGRVREGERAADHSSEADDENIERRSLHLMTGCRIGIILQAWYLFRKRLTILRRNPLPYLAAFMIPVIAAGLVTLFLQGVAKPGCSGEDSYRTPESTIADQWDNLLLVIGPSDKVQPELLESFVVSMNDQSDAVQSSSNASQFYIVDDYPDFSDYIKANYSKVTPGGVYLGDSSWQPTIAWKGDNGNFPLAALTQNVLDRFATGMSINIGFDFFDIPSTPDFYNTLQLVVYFGLAMSVYPAFFALYPTVERLRNVRALQFSNGVRALSLWLAYISFDFCLVVASSVLAVIIFRAVTNIWYHIEYLFAVFFLYGLCGTLCAYLVSLFTKSQLAAFAFAAGFQCVMFLIYLIAYMCVLTYASTDKIDSYIDITHYTIAIVSPSGNLLRALFASLNVFSILCRGSEGREIASYPGEIGLYGGPILYLILQSIFLVVLLVWIEGGTPLLSWLRPKSRQRDVEEKELMDSDIAEEITRVSSSKDNLRLLHVSKAFKKFIAVEDVTFGVGAGEVFALLGPNGAGKTTTISLIRGDIQPTRNEGEIFVENISVLKQRAVARSRLGVCPQFDAMDQMTVLEHLVFYARIRGVPDINHNVNEVINAVGLKQFRHRMAAKLSGGNKRKLSLGIALMGNPSVLLLDEPSSGMDAASKRVMWKTLTAVAPGRSIVLTTHSMEEADALAHRAGIMARRMLALGTTDALRLKYGNMYHVHIVHTQAPHTSDEDMEKIRGWVTDNFPGAVIEQKTYHGQLRFSVPAGISPEKERAAHSDDSKGSSYRDIRSTDELRSVSLRSDVSIPVGLGPDTETGPGNFRARSGVSKLFSQLEQNKAALGVEHYSVSQTTLDQVFLTIVGKHHISEQDSG
- a CDS encoding mitochondrial 54S ribosomal protein bL19m (transcript_id=CADANIAT00006249); amino-acid sequence: MSIKVFSPNVESVEIVQRAEKRKRRARLYYMRHPKHDMRSVENIVSNYLRQKSAVTGQRTSQGKKR